In Heteronotia binoei isolate CCM8104 ecotype False Entrance Well chromosome 16, APGP_CSIRO_Hbin_v1, whole genome shotgun sequence, a single genomic region encodes these proteins:
- the C16H2orf69 gene encoding mitochondrial protein C2orf69 homolog has translation MSGGRRCPPVASVLRGLLGSAFLCLARNMSLRGGPAACLAGPSSGGGGGNRNHFADATSSPARLSSASAPRLDLPWLRLPAVPGAEPSRGNDVLLFLPPRPEPPPPPQHHVIYFPGDVQSYHEIMVCHPENFQWERWCLENIAAILGHRFPGSYIWVIKCSRMHLHKFSCYDNFVASNMFGAPEHSTDFGAFRHLHALLVNAFKTAQNFLLSQKTTHGFSKDEKATLYKSPDAPTTNGCPAVGKEPDCEPFSNSTMNFIEPSVIGGASFTLIGFSKGCVVLNQLLYELEEAKQDKDLAAFVKNIQAIYWLDGGHSGGSNTWVTCPDVLEGFAQTGIAANTHVTPYQVFDMMRSWIGKEHKRFVQVLEEFGVNVHSQLHFADEPPSLENHFRVHEVF, from the exons ATGAGCGGCGGCCGGCGCTGCCCGCCCGTCGCCTCCGTCCTGAGGGGGCTCCTCGGCTCCGCTTTCCTCTGCCTGGCGCGGAACATGAGCCTGCGCGGGGGGCCGGCTGCCTGCCTGGCGGGGCCCTCGAGCGGCGGAGGGGGCGGCAACCGCAACCACTTCGCCGACGCCACCTCCTCCCCCGCCCGCCTCTCGTCCGCGTCGGCCCCCCGCCTGGACCTGCCCTGGCTGCGCCTGCCCGCTGTCCCGGGCGCCGAGCCCTCCCGCGGCAACGACGTGCTGCTCTTCCTGCCCCCGCGCCCGgagcccccgccgccgccgcagcaTCACGTGATCTATTTCCCCGGCGACGTCCAG AGCTATCATGAAATTATGGTTTGCCATCCAGAAAATTTCCAGTGGGAGCGCTGGTGCTTGGAAAACATTGCTGCTATTCTCGGCCATCGTTTCCCCGGCAGTTACATTTGGGTTATAAAATGCTCTCGCATGCATTTGCACAAGTTCAGCTGTTATGACAATTTTGTGGCCAGCAATATGTTTGGAGCGCCTGAACACAGCACTGACTTTGGAGCCTTCAGGCACCTCCACGCGCTATTGGTCAACGCCTTCAAAACAGCACAGAATTTTCTGCTATCTCAGAAGACCACCCATGGATTTAGCAAGGATGAAAAGGCCACCCTGTACAAATCCCCTGATGCTCCTACTACCAACGGATGCCCAGCGGTGGGAAAGGAGCCAGACTGTGAGCCTTTCAGCAACTCAACCATGAACTTTATCGAACCTTCTGTCATCGGCGGAGCATCGTTCACTTTAATAGGTTTCAGCAAAGGTTGTGTTGTCTTGAACCAGTTGCTTTATGAACTCGAGGAAGCAAAACAGGACAAGGACCTTGCTGCCTTCGtaaaaaacatacaagcaatttACTGGCTGGATGGTGGTCATTCTGGAGGAAGCAATACCTGGGTGACCTGTCCTGACGTGCTGGAAGGATTTGCACAGACCGGCATTGCCGCTAACACTCACGTCACACCATACCAAGTATTCGATATGATGAGGTCATGGATTGGAAAAGAGCACAAGAGATTTGTACAAGTTCTTGAGGAGTTCGGCGTGAACGTCCACAGCCAGCTTCATTTTGCTGACGAACCCCCTTCCTTAGAGAACCACTTCAGAGTCCACGAAGTATTCTGA
- the LOC132585123 gene encoding septin-7-like, whose protein sequence is MTDSTPAAGVMTLPKTPERYVGFANLPNQIYRKAVKRGFEFTLMVVGESGLGKSTLVNSLFLADFYSPEYPGPSQRIKKTVQVEQSRVLLKEGGVQLLLTIVDTPGFGDALDNSNCWQPVVDCIDSRFEDYLRAESRVDRRQVVDNRVHCCLYFISPSGRGLKLLDVEVMKRLHEKVNIVPLIAKADTLTPEECQWFKKQIMKEILEHKIKIYEFPETGDEDENKLVKKIKDRLPLAVVGSNTIVEVGGRRVRGRRYPWGVAEVENDEYSDFTVLRNMLIRTHMQDLKDFTNHIHYENYRSRKLAAVAYSGADNSRNKGQVTKFDRVEGMSPQAQIEERREYLPKMKKMEMEKEQDFEMKYNEKWQKLRDTEAELQRRHEQMKKNWEAHDKELDEKRLQFEEEKANWETLQRILEKQNSPRTLEQNRKLF, encoded by the coding sequence ATGACCGACTCCACCCCCGCCGCGGGTGTCATGACTCTGCCAAAGACTCCTGAAAGATATGTGGGGTTTGCCAATCTCCCCAATCAAATTTACAGGAAGGCTGTGAAGAGAGGGTTTGAATTTACCCTCATGGTCGTCGGGGAATCTGGACTGGGGAAATCGACGCTCGTCAATTCCTTGTTTCTGGCAGACTTCTATTCTCCAGAGTATCCGGGACCTTCCCAGAGAATTAAAAAGACGGTGCAGGTTGAACAGTCGAGGGTTCTCCTGAAAGAAGGGGGTGTCCAGCTGTTGCTAACCATTGTTGACACCCCAGGATTTGGAGATGCCCTGGATAATAGCAATTGCTGGCAGCCTGTAGTGGACTGCATTGACAGTCGTTTTGAAGACTACCTCAGGGCCGAGTCACGGGTGGACAGACGGCAGGTGGTGGACAACAGAGTGCACTGTTGCTTATATTTCATTTCTCCTTCAGGACGTGGGCTGAAACTGCTGGATGTTGAGGTTATGAAGCGCCTACATGAAAAAGTGAATATCGTTCCGCTTATTGCCAAAGCAGACACGCTGACTCCTGAAGAGTGCCAGTGGTTTAAGAAACAGATCATGAAAGAAATTCTAGAGCACAAGATTAAAATATATGAATTCCCCGAAACGGGTGATGAAGACGAAAACAAGCTGGTTAAAAAGATAAAGGACCGTTTACCTCTTGCTGTAGTAGGTAGCAATACCATAGTTGAAGTCGGAGGCAGGAGAGTTAGGGGAAGGCGGTATCCTTGGGGAGTTGCAGAAGTTGAAAATGATGAGTACAGTGACTTCACAGTTCTCAGGAACATGTTGATAAGAACCCACATGCAAGACTTGAAGGATTTCACTAATCATATCCACTATGAGAACTACAGAAGCAGGAAATTGGCAGCGGTTGCATACAGTGGAGCAGACAACAGCAGAAACAAAGGACAGGTAACAAAATTTGACAGAGTAGAAGGCATGAGCCCTCAAGCACAAATAGAAGAACGGAGAGAGTACCTGCCAAAGATGaagaaaatggaaatggaaaaggaGCAGGACTTTGAAATGAAGTACAATGAAAAATGGCAGAAACTGAGGGACACTGAAGCAGAGCTCCAGCGGCGTCATGAGCAAATGAAAAAGAACTGGGAGGCCCATGACAAAGAACTGGATGAAAAACGCCTCCAGTTTGAGGAGGAGAAAGCAAACTGGGAAACCCTACAACGTATTTTGGAAAAACAGAATTCTCCAAGAACTTTGGAACAGAACAGGAAGCTGTTTTAA